One segment of Rhodothermales bacterium DNA contains the following:
- a CDS encoding NUDIX domain-containing protein: MTRTPFQVLVFPYRVVDQDVKFAVFQRPEKDSWQGISGKGQELETPIEAARRKSGQEAGLDVGEERFMVLDCVNAVPASQFAGHYTIANGRFVLPQYCFGVEVDSESIQPNDPQADYRWIGYEEATSMLASDASKTALWELYARLQRRVKTEELMYQS; this comes from the coding sequence ATGACTCGTACACCCTTTCAAGTGCTCGTCTTCCCGTATCGTGTCGTGGATCAGGATGTAAAATTCGCCGTGTTTCAGCGGCCGGAGAAAGACAGCTGGCAAGGTATTTCGGGCAAGGGCCAGGAACTCGAGACCCCCATCGAGGCCGCGAGGCGCAAAAGCGGGCAGGAAGCGGGGTTGGATGTCGGCGAGGAGCGATTCATGGTGCTTGATTGCGTGAATGCCGTGCCGGCCTCGCAGTTCGCCGGGCATTACACGATCGCGAACGGACGGTTCGTGCTGCCCCAGTATTGCTTCGGCGTCGAAGTCGATTCCGAGTCCATCCAGCCAAACGATCCGCAAGCGGATTACCGCTGGATCGGATATGAGGAAGCCACTTCGATGCTGGCGTCCGACGCTTCAAAAACCGCGTTATGGGAGCTGTATGCGCGATTGCAGCGCCGGGTTAAAACGGAAGAGCTGATGTATCAGAGCTAG
- a CDS encoding alpha/beta fold hydrolase, which yields MPGLSSPAPDLWLIHGNLQTPAVWKAFVPRFLAAGLKVHLVDLYATLADSMEAWAEAFTTSVRVAGEPHARVVLGYSLGARLALHALLADPTLWNGAILVGADTGLADEEARVRRRETDAVWARRFLEEPIDRVMEDWNAQPVFGGRPALCHDHTVPRERQPIARMFTAYSKGRQRDLLPDLGRTIDVPTLWLTGADDPVFTRSAQSAVAAIPGARHEIIPGAAHRVPWENPNAFLEAVITCAIPP from the coding sequence TTGCCCGGCTTGTCCTCGCCTGCGCCCGATCTCTGGCTTATCCACGGCAATCTGCAGACGCCGGCCGTGTGGAAGGCTTTCGTTCCACGATTCTTAGCGGCTGGCCTGAAGGTCCACCTGGTGGATTTATATGCCACACTGGCGGACTCGATGGAGGCGTGGGCGGAGGCGTTCACCACTTCGGTTCGTGTGGCAGGCGAGCCCCATGCACGCGTGGTGCTGGGGTATTCGCTCGGAGCCCGCCTCGCGCTGCACGCCCTCCTCGCGGATCCGACACTATGGAATGGCGCCATCCTCGTCGGCGCGGACACGGGCCTTGCCGACGAGGAGGCCCGCGTTCGTCGACGTGAGACGGACGCCGTCTGGGCCCGGCGTTTCCTTGAGGAACCCATCGACCGGGTGATGGAGGACTGGAATGCCCAGCCCGTATTCGGCGGGCGGCCGGCGCTCTGCCACGATCACACAGTACCTCGGGAGCGCCAGCCCATCGCGCGGATGTTCACCGCCTACTCGAAGGGCCGCCAACGCGATCTGCTGCCCGATCTGGGGCGCACGATCGACGTCCCAACGTTGTGGTTGACAGGTGCCGACGACCCCGTCTTTACGCGCTCGGCCCAAAGCGCTGTCGCGGCCATCCCGGGCGCCCGCCACGAAATCATCCCCGGGGCAGCCCACCGCGTGCCATGGGAGAACCCGAATGCCTTTCTGGAAGCGGTCATCACCTGCGCAATCCCGCCATGA
- a CDS encoding NUDIX domain-containing protein: MFSRDTILRQIQQLVQVLARVLFHKSMHAYDEARREIDEALRDLLGLDAGGLDALHRIALLARCRELGGWSGEKALALADLLNERGQLVLLERGEAGRAEAQRWLQHAHALYAEVLRNPDTALPHDIHDRLDALRAELVLAATTLADIDWNVWRPVDPATLLFVVQDGKVLLIRKKRGLGAGKINGPGGRLEFGEAPHEGAIREVQEELLVTPTTLEKGGELRFQFVDGYSIHVHVFRAGGLIGEPTETDEAVPLWTDMDAIPYEEMWEDDRIWMPYLLSGRPFQGRFLFDQERMLDWRID, translated from the coding sequence ATGTTTTCCCGCGACACCATACTGCGGCAGATCCAGCAACTCGTCCAGGTCCTGGCGCGCGTCCTGTTTCATAAAAGCATGCATGCGTACGACGAAGCGCGCCGGGAGATCGACGAGGCGTTACGGGATCTGCTCGGTCTCGATGCCGGCGGGCTCGACGCGCTCCACCGGATCGCGTTGCTGGCCCGGTGTCGGGAGCTCGGCGGATGGAGTGGGGAGAAGGCGCTGGCGCTGGCGGATTTGCTGAACGAGCGGGGTCAGCTGGTGCTGCTCGAGCGGGGGGAAGCCGGGCGCGCGGAGGCGCAACGCTGGCTTCAACATGCCCACGCCCTGTACGCCGAAGTGCTGCGCAACCCTGATACGGCCCTGCCGCACGACATTCACGACCGTCTCGACGCGTTGAGGGCCGAGCTGGTCCTCGCGGCCACCACTCTGGCGGACATCGACTGGAACGTCTGGCGGCCCGTGGATCCGGCGACGTTGCTGTTTGTCGTGCAGGACGGGAAGGTCTTGTTGATCCGCAAAAAAAGAGGCCTCGGTGCAGGGAAAATCAACGGCCCGGGCGGCCGGCTCGAGTTCGGCGAGGCCCCGCATGAGGGCGCCATCCGCGAGGTCCAGGAAGAACTGCTCGTCACCCCCACGACCCTGGAGAAAGGCGGCGAACTGAGGTTTCAGTTTGTCGACGGCTACTCGATCCACGTCCATGTCTTCCGCGCCGGGGGACTCATCGGCGAGCCTACAGAAACCGATGAGGCAGTCCCGCTCTGGACCGATATGGACGCGATCCCCTACGAAGAAATGTGGGAGGATGATCGGATCTGGATGCCGTATCTCCTGAGCGGCCGACCGTTTCAGGGGCGTTTCCTGTTTGACCAGGAGCGCATGCTCGACTGGCGGATCGATTGA
- a CDS encoding response regulator transcription factor: MFTPLRTLARRTSADVPSPARVLVVDPHPIIGDAVRVLLNPTADLAFAGFASTAREAHRAVARTAPHVVLLELSLEDGYGLDLAVQLLIHHPELRILIYTMYAEHVFAERAIEVGAAGYLMKRVEPHELLEGIRRVLRQETYLSQAATARLLNKITRRPTRDRSHTLERLTQRELAVLLMLGEGSTPHDIAHRLNLDRKTVETHRRRVKEKLGFESVSSLLHYATNWRHAQGALEPPLETTLS, encoded by the coding sequence ATGTTTACCCCCTTGCGTACCCTGGCAAGGCGTACATCGGCCGATGTACCCAGCCCGGCACGTGTTCTTGTAGTCGACCCGCACCCAATCATTGGCGACGCGGTACGTGTGCTCCTGAATCCAACCGCTGACCTCGCATTTGCAGGGTTCGCTTCCACGGCGCGGGAGGCTCACCGTGCGGTGGCGCGCACCGCGCCGCACGTGGTGCTCCTTGAACTCTCGTTGGAAGACGGGTACGGGCTCGACCTCGCCGTTCAACTGCTCATCCACCATCCCGAACTTCGCATCCTCATCTACACGATGTATGCGGAACACGTTTTTGCCGAGCGAGCAATCGAGGTAGGGGCCGCCGGCTACCTTATGAAGCGCGTCGAACCACACGAATTACTTGAGGGCATCCGCCGCGTGCTTCGCCAGGAGACCTACCTCAGCCAGGCCGCCACCGCCCGCCTCCTCAACAAAATCACCCGTCGCCCCACGCGCGACCGTAGCCATACCCTCGAACGCCTCACCCAGCGCGAACTTGCGGTGCTGCTCATGCTCGGCGAAGGCTCGACCCCTCACGATATCGCCCATCGCCTCAATCTGGATCGGAAAACGGTCGAAACCCATCGGCGCCGCGTCAAAGAAAAACTCGGCTTTGAGAGCGTTTCGTCCCTCCTCCATTACGCCACCAACTGGCGCCACGCGCAGGGCGCCCTCGAACCACCACTCGAAACGACCTTATCCTGA
- a CDS encoding high-potential iron-sulfur protein, whose product MAATAQNPSRRRFLATIAGGATLAGCRPEAAPADPCMDVRSLSDADRQTRTATNYVAQTALPDQRCDTCQFWLPPTPGSTCGGCVVVKGTIHPEGHCTSWAPVAVG is encoded by the coding sequence ATGGCAGCCACCGCCCAGAATCCCTCTCGCCGCCGCTTTCTAGCCACGATTGCCGGCGGAGCCACCCTGGCCGGCTGCCGACCCGAAGCCGCGCCGGCCGACCCTTGCATGGACGTCCGCTCCCTCTCTGACGCCGACCGCCAGACGCGAACCGCCACCAATTACGTGGCCCAAACCGCGCTCCCGGATCAGCGCTGCGACACCTGTCAGTTCTGGTTGCCCCCAACCCCGGGTTCAACCTGCGGGGGCTGCGTGGTGGTGAAAGGCACGATCCACCCCGAAGGACATTGCACGTCGTGGGCCCCCGTGGCAGTCGGTTAG
- a CDS encoding amidohydrolase family protein, with product MSSPDTAPAYNRRSFLHLGSAALLGAVWPLSIPRASPRVIDVHCHPRWLGFNGARTIENMDAAGIDMAWLISWEAPEREISPNYYATNNPTGVGITFADVIELAERYPDRFIPGTTVDPRDPYAHAKLKAAVDIHRVRVFGEFKLRMRYDDPDALRLFHYAGELGLPVIFHLDVTFPRHAVPADRQWWYGGDLETMEPALRLCPGTQFLGHAPGFWREISEDADVATEQYPAGKPVVRKGLLLQYLDRYPNLNCDLSAGSAHTALSRDLAFTRQFMIDYQDRLFFGRDAFDNRMYDLLTHLNLPVDVLTKILAGNALRLVPVTP from the coding sequence ATGAGTAGCCCGGATACCGCGCCGGCGTATAATCGCCGTTCGTTTCTACACCTTGGCAGCGCCGCTCTTCTTGGCGCCGTTTGGCCGCTCTCGATACCCCGCGCGTCCCCGCGCGTCATCGATGTACACTGCCACCCGCGCTGGCTCGGATTCAACGGAGCGCGGACGATCGAGAACATGGACGCCGCCGGCATCGATATGGCGTGGCTCATTAGCTGGGAAGCGCCTGAGCGCGAGATCTCCCCGAACTACTACGCCACCAACAACCCTACCGGTGTTGGCATCACCTTCGCCGATGTCATCGAACTCGCCGAGCGGTACCCCGATCGGTTTATTCCGGGGACGACCGTCGATCCCCGCGATCCGTATGCCCACGCGAAACTAAAGGCGGCGGTCGACATCCATCGTGTGCGGGTGTTTGGGGAATTCAAGCTCCGCATGCGTTACGACGATCCGGATGCCCTGCGCCTCTTTCATTACGCCGGCGAACTCGGCCTGCCCGTTATCTTCCATCTGGATGTGACGTTCCCCCGTCACGCGGTACCCGCCGACCGGCAATGGTGGTATGGGGGCGATCTGGAGACGATGGAGCCGGCGCTGCGCCTCTGCCCCGGAACGCAGTTTCTGGGGCACGCCCCGGGATTCTGGCGTGAAATTTCGGAAGACGCGGACGTGGCCACGGAGCAATACCCCGCCGGCAAACCGGTGGTGCGCAAAGGCCTGCTCCTCCAATACCTCGATCGTTACCCGAACCTGAACTGCGACCTCTCCGCCGGCTCGGCCCATACGGCCCTCTCTCGCGACCTCGCGTTTACGCGCCAGTTTATGATCGACTATCAGGACCGCCTCTTCTTCGGCCGCGACGCCTTCGACAACCGGATGTACGATCTGCTCACCCACCTCAACCTTCCGGTCGACGTGCTCACGAAGATCCTTGCGGGGAATGCGCTTCGCCTGGTCCCGGTAACTCCCTAA
- a CDS encoding peptidylprolyl isomerase produces the protein MSNQQWKTPPAVQIDPKAAYTATIVTNRGTIELELYAENAPKTVNNFAFLAGEGFYDGVTFHRVIPNFMIQTGDPTGTGRGGPGYQFEDETKGNPLRHETGVISMANAGPNTNGSQFFITHSPQPHLNGKHTVFGKVVKGQDIVEAIRQGDVMSRVSVAVKS, from the coding sequence ATGAGCAACCAACAGTGGAAAACGCCGCCGGCGGTCCAGATCGATCCTAAGGCCGCCTACACGGCTACGATCGTGACAAATCGCGGCACGATAGAACTCGAACTCTACGCCGAAAACGCCCCGAAAACGGTTAATAACTTTGCATTCCTGGCCGGCGAAGGGTTTTACGACGGCGTCACCTTTCACCGGGTCATCCCCAATTTCATGATCCAGACGGGCGACCCCACCGGGACGGGGCGCGGCGGCCCGGGGTATCAGTTCGAGGACGAGACGAAGGGCAATCCGCTCCGCCATGAAACCGGGGTGATCAGCATGGCCAACGCGGGCCCGAATACCAACGGCAGCCAGTTTTTTATCACACACAGCCCGCAGCCGCACCTCAACGGCAAACACACGGTGTTTGGCAAGGTGGTGAAGGGGCAGGATATCGTGGAAGCCATCCGCCAGGGGGATGTGATGTCGCGCGTGAGCGTAGCCGTTAAATCCTGA
- a CDS encoding PVC-type heme-binding CxxCH protein, protein MRFVSIVFLLLVTIVAACAQKPSRYPDPLSPEDALASFELVEGFTVSVFAAEPAVADPVELVFDERGRAWVVEMPDYPDKPALGQGRSRIVLLTDTDGDGRADRRTVFADNLSEATSVLPWKNGLIVTAAPDILYLVDSDGDDRADSRDILFTGFFENNSEAQITNLRLNPDGWIYAANFGQAGTITSPLLPGVMVHVQGADFRFRLDPPRFEPAAGPTQFGQAVDAWGNRFGTHNTQHINQFVIPWHYLHRHPHLRSAASIVNISDHDLRMYQRTPAPYWRATRTARRQQQYDEAGSGRVEYAADHFTGSSGGTVYDGDLFPERYRGAVFTGDVAGNLVHRDSLGEKAGSPEFIAKRPFDEQEREFMASTDPWFRPAHFTIGPDGALYIVDMYRQHIETPVSIPEDLKEDMDFYAGEDRGRLFRIAPTGAAPTPFVSLHDASTANLVAELAHPNGWRRRTAQRLLLERDDPAAIDPLRATLAGHDAPARLLALYLLDALDALRETDIRATFQDAEAGIRIHALRLSEAYPALASDALALLEDPTPRVAMQAALSAGDRTGRTVTDALAGFVERHAGDRWMRLAVVSAPPGASHSMLAALERRGFFNVQDPARAAFLQETASVLTARSDADELNRFIDFLVDHPEPFWLAAGFTGMKEGHKAGTTLPLNDRAADNLQAFIRSSSEIVQQLAGDILALTPTR, encoded by the coding sequence ATGCGTTTCGTTTCGATAGTGTTCTTGCTCCTGGTAACCATCGTAGCGGCCTGTGCGCAGAAACCGTCCAGATATCCTGACCCACTTTCGCCGGAGGATGCCCTCGCTTCCTTCGAACTCGTCGAGGGGTTCACGGTGTCCGTCTTTGCCGCCGAGCCGGCCGTGGCGGACCCTGTCGAACTCGTGTTCGATGAACGCGGCCGTGCCTGGGTGGTGGAGATGCCGGACTACCCCGACAAGCCGGCGCTCGGCCAGGGCCGTAGCCGCATCGTACTCCTCACCGACACCGACGGCGACGGCCGGGCCGACCGCCGCACCGTATTTGCCGACAACCTCTCCGAAGCCACCAGTGTCCTCCCCTGGAAAAATGGCCTGATCGTCACCGCCGCGCCGGACATCCTTTACCTGGTCGACTCGGACGGCGACGACCGCGCGGACAGTCGTGACATCCTCTTCACGGGTTTCTTCGAGAACAATTCGGAAGCCCAGATCACCAATCTGAGGCTCAACCCGGACGGCTGGATCTACGCCGCCAACTTCGGGCAGGCCGGCACCATCACCTCGCCGCTGCTCCCCGGCGTCATGGTGCATGTCCAGGGCGCTGATTTCCGCTTTCGGCTGGACCCGCCCCGCTTCGAGCCGGCCGCCGGCCCCACCCAGTTTGGCCAGGCCGTCGACGCCTGGGGAAACCGATTCGGCACCCACAACACGCAGCACATCAACCAGTTCGTCATCCCCTGGCACTACCTGCACCGACACCCGCACCTGCGGTCCGCCGCCAGCATCGTGAACATCTCCGACCACGACCTGCGGATGTACCAGCGCACGCCGGCCCCCTACTGGCGCGCCACACGCACCGCCCGCCGGCAACAACAATACGACGAAGCCGGCTCGGGCCGCGTCGAATACGCCGCCGATCATTTCACCGGCTCCTCCGGGGGCACCGTGTACGATGGCGACCTGTTCCCCGAACGGTACCGCGGGGCGGTGTTCACCGGCGACGTCGCCGGCAACCTGGTCCACCGAGACTCGCTGGGCGAAAAGGCCGGCAGCCCGGAGTTTATCGCCAAGCGCCCGTTCGACGAACAGGAGCGGGAGTTTATGGCCTCGACGGACCCCTGGTTCCGGCCGGCCCACTTCACCATCGGCCCCGATGGCGCGCTGTATATCGTGGACATGTACCGCCAACACATTGAAACACCGGTGTCGATTCCGGAGGACTTGAAGGAGGATATGGACTTCTACGCCGGCGAGGACCGCGGCCGGCTCTTCCGCATTGCCCCGACCGGCGCCGCCCCGACACCATTCGTCTCGCTCCACGACGCCTCGACGGCCAACCTCGTCGCCGAGCTGGCGCACCCGAACGGCTGGCGCCGGCGTACGGCGCAGCGGCTGCTCCTCGAACGCGACGATCCCGCGGCCATCGACCCCCTTCGCGCCACCCTGGCCGGCCACGACGCGCCGGCACGTCTCCTAGCGCTTTATTTGCTCGACGCCCTCGACGCCCTCCGCGAGACTGATATCCGCGCCACTTTCCAGGATGCCGAAGCGGGGATCCGCATCCACGCCCTCCGGTTGTCGGAGGCGTATCCGGCGCTCGCTTCCGATGCCCTGGCCCTGCTCGAGGACCCTACTCCCCGGGTGGCGATGCAGGCCGCGCTCTCGGCCGGCGATCGCACGGGCCGGACCGTCACGGATGCGCTGGCCGGCTTCGTGGAACGCCATGCCGGCGACCGCTGGATGCGCCTCGCCGTCGTCAGCGCCCCCCCCGGCGCTTCACACAGCATGCTGGCCGCCCTGGAACGCCGCGGCTTTTTCAACGTGCAGGACCCCGCACGCGCGGCGTTCCTGCAAGAAACCGCCAGCGTGCTTACGGCCCGCAGCGATGCGGATGAGCTGAATCGGTTCATCGACTTCCTGGTGGATCACCCGGAGCCGTTCTGGCTCGCCGCCGGCTTCACGGGGATGAAGGAAGGCCACAAAGCCGGAACCACCCTCCCACTCAACGACCGCGCCGCAGACAACTTGCAGGCATTTATCCGCTCATCCTCCGAGATCGTTCAACAACTCGCCGGCGACATCCTGGCGCTCACCCCGACGCGCTGA
- a CDS encoding fibronectin type III domain-containing protein: MKNPAIQRVCSPAARFVMVALSLVHVLAGCGVVDTAQLPEVPTLVAPVNGSASEPDVLELQWNSATEAETYHLQVASDPSFSALIVDDEALNSIQYIVRDLEVGAIYYWRIRSSNGSGYSDWSETRQFKPASAALPPAIPQLISPLSGVGDMPSDIYFEWDDVAGASTYHIQVSLEENFLRRSADLDGIRGERVLIRELVPTYIYWWRVRSVNPLGVSAWSEVRVLEIHDLAQDLPTS; the protein is encoded by the coding sequence ATGAAGAATCCTGCCATACAGCGCGTTTGCTCCCCTGCCGCGCGCTTCGTGATGGTCGCCCTCAGCCTCGTTCATGTGCTCGCCGGCTGCGGCGTCGTGGATACGGCCCAACTCCCCGAAGTACCCACCCTCGTCGCTCCCGTGAACGGCTCCGCGAGCGAGCCCGACGTGCTCGAACTCCAGTGGAATTCGGCTACCGAAGCGGAGACGTATCACCTTCAGGTCGCGTCCGATCCTTCGTTTAGCGCACTAATTGTCGACGACGAAGCCCTGAACAGCATCCAGTACATTGTACGGGATCTCGAAGTCGGGGCGATATATTATTGGCGGATCCGCTCCTCCAACGGTTCGGGATACAGCGACTGGTCGGAGACGCGCCAGTTCAAGCCGGCCTCCGCGGCCCTTCCACCCGCAATCCCACAGCTCATTTCGCCACTCTCGGGCGTCGGGGACATGCCTAGCGACATCTATTTTGAGTGGGATGATGTGGCTGGCGCCAGTACCTACCACATCCAGGTATCCCTGGAAGAAAACTTCTTACGACGTTCGGCCGATCTCGATGGTATCCGCGGGGAGCGCGTGCTCATCCGCGAACTGGTGCCGACCTACATTTACTGGTGGCGCGTCCGTTCGGTGAACCCGCTGGGCGTGAGCGCGTGGTCGGAAGTCCGGGTGCTTGAAATCCACGACCTCGCGCAGGATCTCCCCACCAGCTGA
- a CDS encoding cytochrome c peroxidase: MNHRLAAIGMACMLVSSAWLAGCDATSSEPPTDIDLDATLTEIITIGGQRRLDNFVLPAGDEYASIPQDPANPITAQKVELGQLLFHETALATTWRNPAGAGTYACATCHHAGAGFAAGRRQAIGEGGSGWGQNGEGRTRNMAYGVPDLDVQGIRSPSVLNSAFQDVMGWAGDSGARGPNRGTEAAWEGDPFHEVNRLGYDGLETQAIAALTKHRMDDLSQSIVESNDAYADLWEQAFPGQPVTVESMGLAIAAYERTLMADQAPFQRWLRGETDAMSDAEKRGAILFFDKAGCETCHTGPALNQMAFYALGMPDLEGAGVLGDDVSSLGRGGFTGQVDDEFKFKVPQLYNLKDSPFYGHGGSFTSLREVVEYYNDAIPAVDLPVERAPVFFRPLDLTDQEIVDLTLFLTDALHDPALARYAPANLPSGQCTPANDPAARLDLGC, translated from the coding sequence ATGAACCACCGTCTCGCTGCGATCGGAATGGCCTGCATGCTCGTTTCGAGCGCATGGCTGGCCGGCTGCGACGCCACGTCGTCCGAACCGCCCACGGATATCGATCTGGATGCCACCCTCACGGAGATCATCACGATCGGAGGGCAGCGCCGTCTCGACAACTTCGTGCTGCCGGCGGGCGACGAGTACGCCTCGATACCGCAGGATCCCGCCAACCCGATCACGGCCCAGAAGGTCGAACTCGGCCAGTTGTTGTTCCACGAAACCGCGCTGGCGACCACATGGCGCAACCCGGCGGGAGCGGGCACCTACGCGTGCGCCACCTGCCATCACGCCGGCGCGGGCTTCGCGGCGGGCCGGCGCCAGGCCATCGGAGAGGGCGGTTCCGGGTGGGGACAAAATGGCGAAGGACGGACGCGCAATATGGCCTATGGCGTGCCCGATCTCGACGTGCAGGGCATCCGCTCCCCGTCGGTCCTCAATAGTGCGTTTCAGGATGTCATGGGCTGGGCCGGCGATTCCGGCGCCCGCGGCCCAAACCGGGGTACCGAAGCAGCGTGGGAGGGCGACCCCTTCCACGAAGTCAACAGGCTGGGGTACGACGGCCTCGAAACCCAGGCCATCGCGGCTCTGACGAAACACCGGATGGACGACCTGTCGCAGTCGATTGTAGAATCCAATGACGCCTATGCCGACCTCTGGGAGCAGGCCTTTCCCGGGCAGCCCGTCACGGTCGAGTCCATGGGGCTGGCTATCGCCGCGTACGAGCGCACCCTCATGGCGGACCAGGCGCCGTTTCAGCGGTGGCTCCGCGGCGAGACGGACGCTATGAGCGACGCCGAGAAACGCGGTGCGATCCTCTTCTTCGACAAGGCCGGCTGCGAGACCTGCCACACGGGCCCCGCTCTCAACCAGATGGCGTTTTATGCGCTGGGGATGCCCGACTTGGAAGGCGCCGGCGTGCTCGGCGATGACGTGTCGTCCCTGGGTCGCGGTGGGTTTACGGGGCAGGTGGACGACGAATTCAAATTCAAAGTCCCCCAGTTGTACAACCTCAAAGACAGCCCTTTTTATGGCCACGGCGGGTCGTTTACGTCGCTGCGTGAGGTGGTTGAGTATTATAATGACGCGATCCCCGCCGTCGACCTGCCGGTGGAGCGTGCCCCGGTGTTCTTTCGGCCGCTGGACCTGACGGACCAGGAGATCGTGGACCTGACGCTGTTCCTCACGGACGCGTTGCACGACCCTGCCCTGGCCCGTTATGCGCCGGCCAACCTGCCCTCAGGCCAGTGCACGCCGGCCAACGATCCGGCCGCGAGGCTGGATCTCGGCTGCTGA